GGAGTGATACTCTTCCACCGCAACAGGAACAGCATAGACCTCTTCAATATTTTCCGGAGTGATTATCTCGAACCCGCCAGCGGCAAAGATGGTCCCTTTTTTCAAGAAGATGAATTTGTTCGCAAAACGGATCGCCAGGTTCAGGTCATGCATGGTAACGAGAGCCACGATTTGCTGTTCTTTGACTACCGTTCTGATTATCCTGAGCACGTCCAGCTGGTTCTTCAAATCAAGGTTGCTGGTCGGTTCATCCAGCAGCATCACTCTGGGTTCCTGGGCCAACGCTCGCGCGATCACCACTTTCTGCAGCTCCCCCCCGCTCAATTCATCGATATAGCGAAGGGAAAAAGGCTCCAGACCCATCATCTTTATGATCCTGTTCACTATTTCAAGGTCCTGCGAGGTAACATCCCAGGTGATATGTGGTTTTCTACCAAGGATAACCGCATCAAAAACAGTGAATCGGCCACCCTCATGCCGCTGGGGCACATAGCCTATCCTTTTAGCCACTTCCCGCCGGGTCAGCTTGAACACATCATCTCTTTCGATGGTAACCATACCCCGCTGCGGAACCAGAATTTTATTGATGCACTTGATCAGGGTAGATTTCCCGACACCATTTGTACCCATTATGGCCAGGCAATCCCCTCTTTTAACCTCGAATTTGATATTTTTTAGAACCTGGTTACTCGGATAACGGAATTCAATATTGTCAACTGTTAGCATCATTTTCTTTTCATCCCCTTTGCAAGAAGATAGAGAAACAGGGGTGCCCCCATGAACGAGGTGATGGCTCCGACAGGAAGTACAATCGGTTTGATTATCGTTCGCGCAAAGGTATCTGAAACCAGAAGCAGCAGACACCCCATCAGCATGGCCCCCGGAATCAAATAACGGTGGTCGCCGCCGACGATTCTTCTCATCATGTGCGGTGCAACCAGACCAATAAATCCGATGATACCCATGAAAGCAACGGCTACCGAGGTAATCAACGAGGACAACAACATCCCTGCCAATCGGAGCCTATCTACAGCTACACCAAGTCCCTTGGCCGTCTCCTCCCCACCGTCCAGAGCGTTGTAATCCCAGCGGTGCAACATGAAGTAAATAAAAACGACGATCGAGACCAAAAATAAAATTTTTACTTCCCGCCATGATGCCCT
Above is a genomic segment from Bacillota bacterium containing:
- a CDS encoding ABC transporter ATP-binding protein, which encodes MMLTVDNIEFRYPSNQVLKNIKFEVKRGDCLAIMGTNGVGKSTLIKCINKILVPQRGMVTIERDDVFKLTRREVAKRIGYVPQRHEGGRFTVFDAVILGRKPHITWDVTSQDLEIVNRIIKMMGLEPFSLRYIDELSGGELQKVVIARALAQEPRVMLLDEPTSNLDLKNQLDVLRIIRTVVKEQQIVALVTMHDLNLAIRFANKFIFLKKGTIFAAGGFEIITPENIEEVYAVPVAVEEYHSIPVVVPL